The Alphaproteobacteria bacterium sequence TGACGGCCGGCCTGGGTGCCGCCGTGGCGGGGTTGGTCTATGACCGCCGCGCGGCCGCCTGGACGGCGATCACGCTCGCCACCCTGCCGGCGGTGAGCCTGTCGGCAGGGCTCGCCTCCACCGACGTGCCGCTGTTGTTGTGCTGGGCGGCGGCACTGCTGTGCTGGTTCCGCTACTGGCGCGAAGGCGGGCGCTGGTGGATCGGCTTCGGCCTGGCCTTCGGCGCCGGGCTGATGAGCAAGTATGCCATGGCCTACTGGCTGCTGTGCCTGCCGGTGGCGCTGGTGCTGGTGCCGGAAATGCGCGGGCTGCTGCGCCGGCCGGGCCTGTGGCTGGGGCTGGGGCTGGGGCTGTTGCTGTTCCTGCCGAATGTCTGGTGGAACGCGACGCACGAACTGGCGAGTTTCAGCCACACCGCCGACAATGCCCACTGGGCCGGGCCGACCCTGAAGCCCGGCAAGCTGGCGGAATTCGCGGGCGCCCAGTTCGGCGTGATGGGGCCGATCCTGCTGCTCGTCTTCTGTTGGGCGCTGGTCGGCTGGCGCCGGTTGCGCGCGGAGGAGCGGGTCCTGGCCGCGTTCTCATTCCCGGTGCTGGTGCTGATGCTGGCCCAGGCGCTGGTTTCGCGCGCCCATGCCAACTGGGCGGCGGTTGCCTATATCGCCGCCACGGTTCTGGTGGTGGGGTTCCTGTTGCGCCGAGGTCATGCCCGGTGGCTGGGCCTGTCCTTCGCGCTGCATTTGGTGGTGGCGGTGGCGATGATGCACGGCGCTGCCATCGCCCCCGCCCTGGGCTTCGATCCCTGGAGCCGGCTGCGCGGCTGGCGGGCGATGGGCGCGGCGGTGGCGGACCGGATCGCCGCGATGCCGGGCGCCATGCTGACCGCCGACGATCGCGCGGTGATCGCCGAGCTGCTGTTCTATGTGCGACCGCAGCCGGAATGGGTGAAACTGCGCAGCGGCGAGCGGGCCAGCGACCATTATGAACTGGTGAGCGACCCGGCCCGGATCGGCGACCGGCCCGTTCTCTATGTCACCCGCAACACCACGCCCGCGCGGCTGTCCGGGCGGTTCGCCACGGTGGAGCCGCAGCCACCGGTCCAGCGCAATCGCCCGACCCGAGGGCCTGAAACCTATCGCGTTTACCGGCTGGACGGCTTCGAGGGATAGCTTAGAAACTTGGCACGGCCTGGCCGATCGCTCGCCACAACACCCGCCCCAGCGCCGCGCCCGTCCCACCGCCGCGCTTGTTGCCGCCGGAAGCCCCGTTCTGGGCCAGCCCCGGGTCCCTGCCGCCGACCGGCGACACCTGCCAGAACGGCGCACGCATCAGGTCGGCGCGGCCGACGATCACCGGCTTTTGGCGGTCGCGCGACTGCCGCACCACTTGGGCCTCGACCCATTCGCGGATGTCGAGTGCGGTCAGGGCACCGGCATTGCGACGGTTGGCAAAGTGTTCAGGGGATTGCAGCGCCTCCAGCAACACGCTGGTAAAGACGCCATGACCCAGCCGGTCCGATTCCCGCGCAGTCTGGTCCTCCGAAGAGGCCGCAAACAGGATCAGGCCGGGATCGGCCTGCATCAGCCGCTCCGCATAGGCCCGCACATCTCGCAAGGGCAGGCGCCGGGGTCTGTTGTCGTCGCTGACGCCGCGGATCGGTGCGGTGGCCAGATTGCCGGCGAAACACGTGTCCATCACCAGCACCTTCTTGCCGGCAATCGCCCGCAAATGGGCCCCCAAATCGTACTCGGAGACCTGGGTCGCGTGTGGATAGGTGTGGTCGTAGTCCCAGGGCAGAAAATAATAGTTGTACATCCAGTCGGATTTGGCATGTCCGGCGAAGAAGATCATCACCCAGTCTTGAGGCTTTGCCTTGCGCCGCAGTTTTGCCAGTTCCACCAGGATCGCCTTGCGGTTGGCCTGACCATCGAGGATGACCACGGTCTCGACGTCGCGATAAAGCTGGGTCTGGGTTTTCCGCACCAGACCGGCGAAGGCGGCGGCATCGGCCGCCGCATAGTTCAGGTGCCAGCGCCGGTCGTAATAGTCGTCAATGCCGACTGCGAGGACGTAGAGATTAGGCCGGCTGAAATCGAGGATTTGATACTCCGTCCGCCCACCCTCCGGCACTAGGTCGAAGGCGCCGGTGACGGCAAAGGGCAGCCGGATTTTCATGCGAAAGCGCCGCATGCCGGGCTTGAGGGCGGCCGCGGTGCAGGACGGGTCGGCTGCGGACTCCAGCACCTCCGCGGTCACGCCGGGCGCATAAGTGGACCTGTCGGCGCTGGCATCGCCTGGACCGTTCGGGTGGCGCTCGGCCGGGCCCAGGCGGATGCGGGGGCCCTGCCGTTGGCTCAGGGCCAGCGGCGTGCTTGGGTCGCGGACATCGAAGCAGAGCGTAAAGGCGGCGGTGTCGGTCGCCGACGGCACAAAGCCTTGCAGGACTAGCGCAGGCTGGGCATCCGATGGGTCGACGGCTCGGACCTCGATGCGGTAGGGGGCGCCTGTCGTGCCATCGCCGCGGGTCACGACGCCCAGGGTCGAACCGCCTGAAAGGCCGAGTGCCACCACGTCACTGGCCGCGGGCGCAGGCTCGCCTGCCGGCGCCCACCGGTCGCCGTGCAACGTATAGCGGCGCAGATCGACCGTTTGGCTCGACCCTTCGCGGGCGACGGCTGCGAACAAGGTGTGGCCGTCTGCGCTGACCGTGTAGGCACGCAGGCGCTCGCCGGCGAAATCGCGCAATGGTCGGGTGGCCGGCGCCAGGGTCACGAGCCCGTCCGGCCCGTGCATCGGCGCCACTATGGCCGCGGCCTGGGCCGGCGGCGGACAGGGAGTCGGGTTTTCGCTGACGGGATGGAAGGCAACGGGCCCGGCGTCCCCGCCCGGCCAGAAGCAGGCGTTCCGGCCGTCGTCGGAAACCTGCAAGGCGCCTTGGGCATAGGGGCGGGGCGCTAGCACGAAGGCGGGATCGGCCATGCGTTTGCCGTCTGCGGTCTTGGTGTAGCCGCTGTGGCCGGCGACGAGCACCAGCCGGTGGGCGCTGTCGAGCACGGCCACATACCGATGCCGATCCGGGTCGCCGATCGCCTTCCAGGCGGCGGTCAGGGGCAATAGCGCCAGAGCCTGCCCCTGCAACGCCAGTAATTCATTGAAATTGCTCCCGTATAATCGGGCCGTTGCGGCCTTGAGCCGGTCGGGCATGCGCCAGCGTTCGATCCGGTGGGTGACCGCGCCTGCGATTGCGGAGTCGCCATCGCCGAAGGGGCCGATCGCAAGCAGGTACCGGGTTTCGCCGTCGTCAACCCAGGCCAGAGCCTGCGCTCCGGCCCGGCCAAAGCGCGAGCCCGTGGCGATGCGCCGGGGCCGGTGGCTTTGCGGCGTCGCGGGCCCGTCGGGATAGAGCGTGATCCGCCGCGCTTCGCCGACGGCCAGCGCGAACGCCGCTGTCTTTGGGGCAAAGGCGAAGGGCGCTCGCGCCGGCATTGCCTGCGCGGCCGCTTCCGCGCCTTTCTCGGCTGCGGCGTTGGATTCGGGCAGGACGAGAAGCTCGGTAGCTGTGGCGATGCGCAGGGCGCCGTCCGGCCCGTAGCCGATCCAATTGCAACCGCGACTTGTGGGGGCCGCGAGCCTGGTCTCTGCGGCCGATGCGGGGCGGATCAGGATGCCGCCGCTGCCGTCGGGTCGGAAGCGCCGGATCGCGCCGGTTGCGGTGCAGGCCGCGATCTCGGCCCCGCCGGGCGCCGCGGCCAGGCGGGTCAACCGACCATGCAGCACCTCGGCTGCGGCCAGCACCCGCCCACGGCGCCAGTCATAGAGGCGGAGATAGCTGAAGCCCGCGCCGCTGGCGCCGGCTACCAGTAAGCCGCAGCCGGGGTCGACCGGATTGTCGGGGCCGTTGCAGCGGGCATCGGCAAAGGCCAGGGCAGCCACCGGACCCGGCAAGGGCGAGGCCGGCGGTGTGCCGATGCCGGGGCCTTTCTGCCGCAAGGCGGCGCCGAGCGCGGTCTCAGCCTCGGCCAGGCGCCAGAGATAGACCGCGCCGGCCCGGTCGCCGGTGGCAATCAGGCTTTGGTCCGCATTGCTCGCGACCGCCTGGACCGGTGCGGTGTGGCGATGATAGGCGACAACGATGCCCGATCCGTCCGCCCCCGCCGACCGGTCTCCGGCCCGGGACGCCGATGCGGCATCCGTCTCGGGCGACCAGAGGAGCATGAGTGCCAGGGAGATACCCACGGCACCGGGCCGAATTCGCATGCGCTCCTCCCCCTTTGGATCAAGATGTTACCTATTTCTGAATCCACCGTGGCCCCGCTAAGTTAATGGCGCGTTAAGAAGATGATGGGTGCCGGCACCGCCTCGCCCGACCGGCCGTCCGGCACCCGACCCGAACACCGCAGGAAGCACCCCATGTCCAACGCCTTTCACACCACCGTCGTCGGCTCAATGCCGAAACGCCCCTGGCTCTACGAGAAGACCTTCGCGCTCGACGGCAAGCAGGATCATTTCGGCGAGGGCGGGCGCTGGAGCGTGCCGGACGCCCTGCTGCGCACGGCCCAGGATGATGCCACCCGCGCTGTGATCCAGCAGCAGGAACATTCCGGCGTCGACATCGTCTCTGACGGCGAGCAGCGGCGAAAGAACTACGTCACCGCCATCACCGCCGCGATGGGCGGGTTCGACTACGCCAATCTGGCGGAAAAGCAGATGCGTGGCGGTCGGCGCCGGGTGATGACCGGCCGCTGCGTCGGTCCGATCGAGCACAAGGGGCCGATCATCGCCGACGACCTGGCGTTTCTGCTGGCCCACACCGACCGGGCGGTCAAAGTGACATTGCCGGGGCCGATGACCGTGGTCGACAGCACGGTTGATGCCTATTACGGCGACGAGCGCGCCTTCGGCATGGGCTGGGCCGAGGCCGTGAACCGGGAAGCGCGGCTGCTGGACGCCATGGGCGCCGATATCATCCAGTTCGACGAGCCGGTGTTCAGCCGCTATCCGGATCGGTGCGAGGCCTGGGGCATCGAGGCGCTGAACCGTGCGGCCGAGGGGCTGCGCGCCAAGACCGCCGTGCATATCTGTTACGGTTATCCGCAACCGGGGCTGCAACGGCCGATCGTTGACAGCTACAGCCGAGTCATCGCCGCGCTGGAGACCTCCGCCATCGACATTCTGGCGCTGGAGTTCGAGGGCTCGAAGCTGGATGTGGCCGAGCTGAAGGCGTGCCGCTCCAAGACGGTGATGTTCGGCTGCGTGTTCAATTCCGACGACGTGCCGCTGGAAACGCCGGAGCATGTGGCGGACCGGCTGTGCGCAGCGGCGGAGATTTTGTCGCCGGAGCGCGTCATGGCCGCGCCCGACTGCGGCCTGGTCATGTGCTCGCCGGATGTCGCGGTCCGCAAACTGCAGACAATGTGCGCCGGCGCCCATCTCGCCCGGGTGCGCGCAGGCTTGTAGCCGGCGGGGGTTTGTCCCCTACGGCGCGCGGTCGTCCCGCACGTCGTCCCGCACCTGGGCCTCCAGCGCTTCCATGTCCGCGTCGGAGAGGCCGAAATGATGGCCGATTTCGTGGATCAGCACATGGCGCACCACATGGGCCAGGTCCTCGCCGGTCTCGCACCAATAGTCGAGGATCGGCCGGCGGTAGAGGAAGATCCGGTCCAGGTCCTGGGGCACGTCGCCAAGGCTTTTCTCGGCCAGCGAGACCCCGTGATACAGGCCCAGCAGGTCGAAGGGCGATTCCAGCCCCATGGCCTGCTCCACCGCCGCATCGGGGAAGTCCTCGATCAGCACGGCGACGCCCTGGACGTGCCGGGCGAGCGCCGGCGGGATTGCTGCGAAGGCCTGCTCGGCCAGGGCTTGCAGGTCGTCCAGGCTGGGTGGCAGGATTTCCCCCATCACCGAGGGGCCCCCACGCCAAAAGGAGGAACCGACGTCATGGCCACACCTCTGGACGCCGCCGCCCGGCGCGACGCTCTCGATAGCCTTCCTGGCTGGGTAGCGGTGGAGGGGCGGGACGCCATCCGGCGCTCGTTCCGCTTTGAGACTTTCCGCACGGCATTCGCCTTCATGACTGAGGTGGCGTTAATGGCGGAGAAGATGGATCACCATCCCGAATGGTTCAATGTCTATGGTCGGGTCGACATCACGCTGACCAGCCATGACGCCGGCGGCCTGACCCAGCGGGATATTCGCCTGGCGCGGGCCATCGACCGGGCCGCCGCCGGGCGGGATTGAGGCGAGGATCGGGCCGCTCCGCTAGGCCCTGGCTGGGTATCCGCCAAGATTCCGCTTGACATTCTCCGAAATTTTTTTGAGCCGAGGGGTCGACTCGGCTTGTTTGCGTGAGTATTGTTCCGGCATGGGGTCAGATATACGACCCCACCGGGTAATCCGAGTTGGTTCCGCCAACGCGTCGGATTGTAGTGAAGCGACTGGTCCTGGGATAAAGTGTTCCACAGGATAATAAGTCTCGGGACTACGCTTCCAACAGATGGGTATCGAATTTGTACCCCTGTCTCACAGACTAGAACCGAGAGCAGAGAATAGGGAGATTGACCCTTATGCGTTTTTCAATGACTGCCCTTGCGGGAGCCGCCCTGATGGCGCTGGTCGGCGTTCAGCCGGCCGCCGCCGAGTGCGGGCGCGTGACCATTGCCGACATGAACTGGGCCTCGGCGGAATTCGCCGCCTATGTCGACAAGATCATCCTGGAAGAAGGCTATGGCTGTAATGTCGAGCTCGTGCCCGGCGATACCATGCCGACTTCGACCTCGATGATGGAGAAGCAGGAACCCGACATTGCGCCGGAACTGTGGATCAACGCCGTGCGCACCGCGCTGGACCGGGCGGTGGATGAAGGCCGCCTGATTTATGCGGCTGAGATTCTGAAGGATGGCGGCGAAGAAGGCTGGTGGATCCCGCAATACTTTGCCGAGGCCCATCCCGACATCAAAACCGTCAACGACGCGCTGATGCACCCCGAGCTGTTCAAGGATCCGGAGAACCCGGACAAGGGCGCGGTCTATGGCTGCCCGGCCGGCTGGAACTGCCAGATCCTGATGGAAAACCTGTTCAAGGCCTATAAGGGCGCGGAGAAAGGCTTCAATCTGATCGATCCGGGTTCCGCGGCTGGCCTCGACGGCGCGATCGCCAAGGCCTATGAGCGCAAGGAGCCGTGGCTCGGCTACTATTGGGCGCCGACCTCCATTCTCGGCAAATACCCGATGGTCAAGCTCGGCATGGGCGTGAAGCATGACGAGGAAGAGTGGCGCACCTGCACCAGCCAGCCCAACTGCGCCGACCCGAAGCCGAACGCCTGGACCCGCTCGCCGGTGTGGACGGTTGTGACGCCCCGCTTCGCCAAGGCTTCGCCGACCGGCATGGCCTATCTGAAGAAGCGCGCCTGGTCGAACAAGGTCGCCAACGAGGTGTTGGCCTACATGTCCGACAACCAGTACACGGGCGAGGACGGCGCGCGCTACTTCTTGAAGAAGTATCCGGACCTGTGGAAGCAATGGGTTGCGGACGATATCGCGAAAAAGGTCGAAGGCGCGCTTTGAGCGGCGCCTAGGGCGGTAACCGGCGGTGCGGGGTGGCCTCGACAGGCAACTCCGCACCGTTGTCGTTTGTTGTTCGCCGAACGCGCGCCGGGCATCAAGAATCAACACAAAACTATTGAGAGGCGAGGTCCATGGCCGAGGGAAACTGGCTTTTTGACTTTCCATCCCTGTCCCGGGATGCCTTGCGGCTGCTCCAGCGCAGCATTGACGAAGGCTTCCGGGATTTCTCGCGCGCCTACGGCGAGGGGCTGGAAAATTTTTTTCATCCTTTGCTGCAATTCATGATCTGGTTCGAGCGCGTCCTGCTGGATGCGCCCTGGTGGCTGGTGATCGCGGTGATCGCCGGCTTGACCTATATGGCCAGCCGCAACTGGAAGCTGACGGCGGGCGTGGTGGTGTCGTTCCTGCTGATCGGCTTTTTCGGCATGTGGGAAGACACCATGCGCACGGTGTCGATCATCACCGTCTGCACCCTGCTGGCCATCGCCATCGGCATTCCCATCGGCATTCTCATGGCCCGGTTCGACCGGGCGCAGGCGACCATCACGCCGATCCTGGACGTGATGCAGACCATGCCCAGCTTCGTCTATCTGATCCCGGTGGTGATGCTGCTGGGCATTGGCCGCGTGCCGGGCGTCATCGCGGTCGTGATCTATGCCATTCCGCCGGTGATCCGCCTGACCAATCTGGGCATTCGCCTGGTCGACAAGGATGTGCTGGAAGCCGCGGACGCGTTCGGTGCAGACTTCAAGCAGCGCCTGTTCGGCGTGCAGATCCCGCTGGCCATGCCGAACATCATGGCCGGCGTGAACCAGACCATCATGATGTCGCTCGCCATGGTGGTGATCGCGTCCATGATCGGCGTGAAGGGGCTGGGGCAGCCGGTGCTGAAGGCCATCACCAACCAGTATTTCTCCATGGGCCTGTTCAACGGGCTCGCCATCGTCGCCATTGCCATCGTGTTCGACCGCGTCAGCCAGGCCTATGGCCTGCGCATTCAGAAACACCGCGGCGTCGGTCATTAAGAGAGGGGAACGCGTTATGGCGAAAATCGAAGTCGAACACGTCTACAAAATCTTCGGCAACAACCCGCAGGCGGTGCTGGAGCGGGCGCGGGCCGGTGAGGGCAAGGACCAGATCCTGGCCGACACCGGCCACACGGTGGGCCTGCACGACATCACGCTGTCGATGGAGGAAAGCAAGACCTTCGTGGTCATGGGCTTGTCGGGCTCCGGCAAGTCGACCCTGATCCGCCACCTCAACCGGCTGATCGAGCCGACGGCGGGGCGTATCCTGGTCGATGGGGTTGACGTGCTGACCATGAACGAGAAGGAGCTGCGCCAGTTCCGCCGCACCAAGATGGCGATGGTGTTCCAGCGTTTCGGCCTGTTGCCGCACCGCACCGTCATCCAGAATGTCGGCTATGGCCTGGAAATGCAGGGTGTCGGCAAGCGCCAGCGCGACGAGAAGGCGGCGGAATGGATCGAAACCGTCGGCCTGGCGGGCTATGAGCATTCCTATCCGGCCCAGTTGTCCGGCGGCATGCAGCAGCGCGTCGGTCTGGCCCGTGCGCTGTGCGGCGATCCGGAGGTGTTGCTGATGGACGAGGCGTTCAGCGCGCTCGACCCGTTGATCCGCTCCGGCATGCAGGATCAGTTGATCGAATTGCAGGAAAAGCTGAACAAGACCATCGTCTTCATCACCCACGACCTGGACGAGGCGCTGAAGCTGGGCGACAAGATCGCGATCCTCAAGGACGGCCGTCTCAGCCAGGTCGGCAATCCCGAGGACATCCTGCTGAACCCGGCCGACGACTATGTCGCCGCCTTTGTGCGCGACGTGAACCGCGCCCGGGTGTTGACGGTCGATGTGGTGATGCGGCCGCCGCGCCTGCGCCTGACGACCGAGAACATCGACGCGGCGCTGCGCGAGATGCGGGGCAAGAAAGCCGACTACGGCTATGTCTTCGAGGGTAGCGAGTTCCGTGGCGTCGTCACGGAACAGGAGCTGGTCACTGCGGCCAAGACCAATGGGGCGGGCTCACAGACGCTCTACGACCTGGCCGACAGCACCCAGACCGTCTCGGCCAATGCGGTGCTGGAAGAAGCGCTGCCGACCATCCTGCAATCGGAGGCCCCGGTCGCGGTGGTCGATGATGACGGCGGTTTCCAGGGCGTGATCTCGAAACGCCAGTTGATCCGCGTCCTCACCGAGCATCGGGAGAACGAGGACGAGGCGACCCCTGCGGCCTGACGGCGCGTGCAAGGCCGGTGGGCGGGTCGGCGGTGTCTGCTACAGTACCGTCCACCCCCAACCACCGGCCGGAGAACGCCCATGAGCGGCACCGTCGCTTTCGAACGTAGCCACAGCATCGTTGTCGACGCACCGCCGGGCGCGGTGCTGGACTATGTCTCCAACCCGAATTCCTGGCCGGAATGGATCCAGGCTTCGCACCAGATCACCAGCGCGGACCGGCCGTTGGTGAAAGGCGATACTTTCCGCGAGGAATGGCACACGCGGACCGGCGGCGTCGAGCTGAACTGGACCGTCACCGACAGCGCACCCGCCCGGCTGTGGATCGGCGAGGCCGACACGACCTTCATCGGCAAGATCGTGGTGCGGTACGATGTGGAGCCGGTCGAGGGCGGCGCCCGGTTCACCCGTACCGTCTGCAATCCGGTCCGGCCGAAACCGCCAACGGAGGATATGGTGCGCCGCATCGACGAGGAAGCCGCCGTCTGCCTCGCGAACATCAAACGGAACGTGGAGGCGCGGGGGTAAGGCCGGCGCTGGGCGATTGATGCCGCGTCCGTTGGCGCGTTACACTCGGAGCCAAACGGCAGCCCTGCCGTCACAATCGCCCCATGGCCCGAGGAAACCCCACCCATGCGCCTTGTCCGATACGGAGAGCCCGGTGCCGAAAAGCCGGGCATGCTGGATGACGCGGGACGGTTGCGCGACCTGTCCTATGTGATCACCGATGTCACCCCGGACCAGCTCGACCCGATCGCGCTCGACATCCTGCGCTCGATCGAGCCCAGGACGCTGCCCCTGGTGTCCGGCACCCCGCGTCTCGGCGTGCCGGTTCATGGCATTGGCAAGATGATCTGCATCGGCCTGAACTACAAAGACCATGCCGAGGAGGTGGGCAAGGCGCCGCCGGACGAGCCGCAGATTTTCAACAAGGCGATCAACTCGCTCTGCGGCCCGAATGACGCGATCATCCGGCCCAAGAACGCCCGCAAGCTGGACCACGAGATCGAATTGGCGGTCGTGTTCGGCTCCACCTGCCGCTATGTCTCGGAAGCCGAGGCGCTGCGCTATGTGGCCGGTTATGCCACCTTCAACGACGTGTCCGAGCGCGCCTTCCAGATGGAGCACGGCGGCGGTTCGACCAAGGGCAAGAGCGCGGACACGTTTGCGCCGCTGGGCCCGTGGCTGGTGACCGCCGATGCGGTGCCGAATCCGGACAATCTGAAAATCTGGTGCGAGGTCAACGGCGTGCGCCACCAGGACGGCACCACGGCGAACCTGGTGTTCGGCGTTGCCAAATGCATCGCCTATCTCTCGCAGTTCATGACCTTCCTGCCGGGCGATGTGCTCGCCACCGGAACGCCTGCCGGCGTCGGCCATGGCGCGAAGCCAAGTCCGCGCTATATGCAGCCGGGCGATGTGATGCGCTGCGGCATTGAAGGGCTGGGCGAGCAGGAGCACGCCATCGTGGACTATGCCCCGGCCTGAACTGCACCACGCCCTTTGAGGCCGACGAAAGCGCCCCGGTCAGCAGGGCCGAGGCGTTTCGCGTTGTGTCCGGACGATGCCGGTCAGCCGACCAGTTCGATCTGAGAGAAGAAATAGGCCACTTCGATCGCCGCATTCTCGGCGCTATCGGAGCCGTGGACCGAGTTGGCCTCGATCGACTCGCCGAAATCCTTGCGAATGGTGCCGGCGTCGGCGTTGGCGGGGTTGGTGGCGCCCATGATGCGGCGGTTTTCCGCCACGGCATTCTCGCCTTCCAGCACCTGCACCACGACCGGACC is a genomic window containing:
- a CDS encoding ABC transporter substrate-binding protein — translated: MTALAGAALMALVGVQPAAAECGRVTIADMNWASAEFAAYVDKIILEEGYGCNVELVPGDTMPTSTSMMEKQEPDIAPELWINAVRTALDRAVDEGRLIYAAEILKDGGEEGWWIPQYFAEAHPDIKTVNDALMHPELFKDPENPDKGAVYGCPAGWNCQILMENLFKAYKGAEKGFNLIDPGSAAGLDGAIAKAYERKEPWLGYYWAPTSILGKYPMVKLGMGVKHDEEEWRTCTSQPNCADPKPNAWTRSPVWTVVTPRFAKASPTGMAYLKKRAWSNKVANEVLAYMSDNQYTGEDGARYFLKKYPDLWKQWVADDIAKKVEGAL
- a CDS encoding fumarylacetoacetate hydrolase family protein translates to MRLVRYGEPGAEKPGMLDDAGRLRDLSYVITDVTPDQLDPIALDILRSIEPRTLPLVSGTPRLGVPVHGIGKMICIGLNYKDHAEEVGKAPPDEPQIFNKAINSLCGPNDAIIRPKNARKLDHEIELAVVFGSTCRYVSEAEALRYVAGYATFNDVSERAFQMEHGGGSTKGKSADTFAPLGPWLVTADAVPNPDNLKIWCEVNGVRHQDGTTANLVFGVAKCIAYLSQFMTFLPGDVLATGTPAGVGHGAKPSPRYMQPGDVMRCGIEGLGEQEHAIVDYAPA
- a CDS encoding glycine betaine/L-proline ABC transporter ATP-binding protein is translated as MAKIEVEHVYKIFGNNPQAVLERARAGEGKDQILADTGHTVGLHDITLSMEESKTFVVMGLSGSGKSTLIRHLNRLIEPTAGRILVDGVDVLTMNEKELRQFRRTKMAMVFQRFGLLPHRTVIQNVGYGLEMQGVGKRQRDEKAAEWIETVGLAGYEHSYPAQLSGGMQQRVGLARALCGDPEVLLMDEAFSALDPLIRSGMQDQLIELQEKLNKTIVFITHDLDEALKLGDKIAILKDGRLSQVGNPEDILLNPADDYVAAFVRDVNRARVLTVDVVMRPPRLRLTTENIDAALREMRGKKADYGYVFEGSEFRGVVTEQELVTAAKTNGAGSQTLYDLADSTQTVSANAVLEEALPTILQSEAPVAVVDDDGGFQGVISKRQLIRVLTEHRENEDEATPAA
- a CDS encoding caspase family protein; this translates as MAALAFADARCNGPDNPVDPGCGLLVAGASGAGFSYLRLYDWRRGRVLAAAEVLHGRLTRLAAAPGGAEIAACTATGAIRRFRPDGSGGILIRPASAAETRLAAPTSRGCNWIGYGPDGALRIATATELLVLPESNAAAEKGAEAAAQAMPARAPFAFAPKTAAFALAVGEARRITLYPDGPATPQSHRPRRIATGSRFGRAGAQALAWVDDGETRYLLAIGPFGDGDSAIAGAVTHRIERWRMPDRLKAATARLYGSNFNELLALQGQALALLPLTAAWKAIGDPDRHRYVAVLDSAHRLVLVAGHSGYTKTADGKRMADPAFVLAPRPYAQGALQVSDDGRNACFWPGGDAGPVAFHPVSENPTPCPPPAQAAAIVAPMHGPDGLVTLAPATRPLRDFAGERLRAYTVSADGHTLFAAVAREGSSQTVDLRRYTLHGDRWAPAGEPAPAASDVVALGLSGGSTLGVVTRGDGTTGAPYRIEVRAVDPSDAQPALVLQGFVPSATDTAAFTLCFDVRDPSTPLALSQRQGPRIRLGPAERHPNGPGDASADRSTYAPGVTAEVLESAADPSCTAAALKPGMRRFRMKIRLPFAVTGAFDLVPEGGRTEYQILDFSRPNLYVLAVGIDDYYDRRWHLNYAAADAAAFAGLVRKTQTQLYRDVETVVILDGQANRKAILVELAKLRRKAKPQDWVMIFFAGHAKSDWMYNYYFLPWDYDHTYPHATQVSEYDLGAHLRAIAGKKVLVMDTCFAGNLATAPIRGVSDDNRPRRLPLRDVRAYAERLMQADPGLILFAASSEDQTARESDRLGHGVFTSVLLEALQSPEHFANRRNAGALTALDIREWVEAQVVRQSRDRQKPVIVGRADLMRAPFWQVSPVGGRDPGLAQNGASGGNKRGGGTGAALGRVLWRAIGQAVPSF
- a CDS encoding proline/glycine betaine ABC transporter permease; this encodes MAEGNWLFDFPSLSRDALRLLQRSIDEGFRDFSRAYGEGLENFFHPLLQFMIWFERVLLDAPWWLVIAVIAGLTYMASRNWKLTAGVVVSFLLIGFFGMWEDTMRTVSIITVCTLLAIAIGIPIGILMARFDRAQATITPILDVMQTMPSFVYLIPVVMLLGIGRVPGVIAVVIYAIPPVIRLTNLGIRLVDKDVLEAADAFGADFKQRLFGVQIPLAMPNIMAGVNQTIMMSLAMVVIASMIGVKGLGQPVLKAITNQYFSMGLFNGLAIVAIAIVFDRVSQAYGLRIQKHRGVGH
- a CDS encoding glycosyltransferase family 39 protein; the encoded protein is MLALWRRHPLALAAVFVLTLTVWRIAALGLSDLDLFFDEAQYWFWAKHPALGYYSKPPVIAWLVAVSTALAGDTEFGVRLFMPLCYAVTAGLGAAVAGLVYDRRAAAWTAITLATLPAVSLSAGLASTDVPLLLCWAAALLCWFRYWREGGRWWIGFGLAFGAGLMSKYAMAYWLLCLPVALVLVPEMRGLLRRPGLWLGLGLGLLLFLPNVWWNATHELASFSHTADNAHWAGPTLKPGKLAEFAGAQFGVMGPILLLVFCWALVGWRRLRAEERVLAAFSFPVLVLMLAQALVSRAHANWAAVAYIAATVLVVGFLLRRGHARWLGLSFALHLVVAVAMMHGAAIAPALGFDPWSRLRGWRAMGAAVADRIAAMPGAMLTADDRAVIAELLFYVRPQPEWVKLRSGERASDHYELVSDPARIGDRPVLYVTRNTTPARLSGRFATVEPQPPVQRNRPTRGPETYRVYRLDGFEG
- a CDS encoding metallopeptidase family protein yields the protein MGEILPPSLDDLQALAEQAFAAIPPALARHVQGVAVLIEDFPDAAVEQAMGLESPFDLLGLYHGVSLAEKSLGDVPQDLDRIFLYRRPILDYWCETGEDLAHVVRHVLIHEIGHHFGLSDADMEALEAQVRDDVRDDRAP
- a CDS encoding 4a-hydroxytetrahydrobiopterin dehydratase; the protein is MATPLDAAARRDALDSLPGWVAVEGRDAIRRSFRFETFRTAFAFMTEVALMAEKMDHHPEWFNVYGRVDITLTSHDAGGLTQRDIRLARAIDRAAAGRD
- a CDS encoding SRPBCC family protein, yielding MSGTVAFERSHSIVVDAPPGAVLDYVSNPNSWPEWIQASHQITSADRPLVKGDTFREEWHTRTGGVELNWTVTDSAPARLWIGEADTTFIGKIVVRYDVEPVEGGARFTRTVCNPVRPKPPTEDMVRRIDEEAAVCLANIKRNVEARG
- the ndk gene encoding nucleoside-diphosphate kinase, whose amino-acid sequence is MAIERTLSILKPDATRRNLTGQINARFEEAGLRIVAQKRLQLTMPQAEGFYAVHSERPFFGELCAFMTSGPVVVQVLEGENAVAENRRIMGATNPANADAGTIRKDFGESIEANSVHGSDSAENAAIEVAYFFSQIELVG